TGATTCTATGTGTTAATGAATAAAAAGATTGTTTCTGCTGAGGAGTGAAAATATCTCAAATGAGTTTGATTTCTAGTAAACAGCAGGCCTACAGAGACCCTGAGAAGATGCTGGACATCTTCCTGGAGATTAAAttttgctagttttttttttttaattaaaaaagttttttttattgagatataattgacatataacattatattagttgtGGGTGCTCAATCTATCagtctaattttcatttttaaaagggtcTGTTCCTTTAACTTTTGAACAATTCCTGACTGTAAAATTAGCTAACATGAATGTCCTTTTCCTCAACTGCAGCACTCCAAGGCAAAAATGGTTTTGCAGAAATGTGTGCATTTGCATGTTGAAGTGGGACCTGATTTACACTGTGCCAAATACCATTACTGACAGTCATGTAGGCTTTGAAATGAAAttatgacttaaaaatatacatggcATATGTTctattccaattaaaaaaatgtgccTAGggaaactttcttttatttttttaaattccacaaaCCCTGCTAAAACCTAAGAATTGTGTAGACTGATTTACAgggtcttttttctttgtatggaCGTAATGTTTACATCACTCAACTTTTGAACATCAGATACTTTTAGATGGCATTTCATGTTGTCACAATAACAACAGCAATCATAACGGTAGCTCACACAGAGTTCTTACTTGATGAGAGGTTACATTCAGAGGGCTTTATGTGAATAATCCTTTTACTCTACTTTATCATCTCTAAGCTGctctatttaaaatgtacatacaggggctggccctgtggctcagtggttaagttcgtgtgctccgcttcagtggcccaaggtttcactggttcgaatcctgggtgcagacatggcaccgctcatcaagccatgctgaggcgacatcccacataccacaaccagaaggacccacacctaaaatatacaactatgtaccagggggctttggggagaaaatggaaaaataaaatcttaataaataaataaataaataaaaatgtacatacagAAAATCTTAATGTTCAGTcgatattacacacacacatacacacacacacacaaaacgcttgtgaggaaaagaaatgagaacagtttaaaaaaaaaaaccaaacaaaccctGAAGTCATGTGACAGATTTaccaaattctttttatttacataGAAATGTGTACGCATACGTTCTCTGTACACAGAAAATtctaagtatatatacatatatggttcccacatattttacaataaatagtattttaatcttgtttctagatgaaaataaaaagatgtctcaaaatatttcacacCAACCACAAAGTTACAAAAGCACCCGATGAACTCAGAGCAAAAATTTCAAGCCTGTACTACCACACACTAAGCCTAGTACAATttttacaaaagacaaaatcaaacaCTGTGCAGCTATCAGCAGTCAGAGGAAGGGAATGGAGACGCAAACAGAGAACGGAGCTGTTGGCTTTTTGAACAAGGTGGTCAGAACATTTTTGTTGATTAGGACTGGTCTTCCTTCAGTCCTCAATTTAATGTGTTGCTTGAACCgatattttacagagaagaaggggaaaaatgttAACCTCTATTGTAAACAGAGTAGCCATTCCATGAATCTTACAAGTTCTAGAAAACTTTTACTGGTCAGCCAGATCCTCCTCCTGTGCTCATGCAAAGGGATCGTGCAGTTCTATGATACAGGCTGACCATCCACCGGCTCAGACAAAGGGACAAGGGCCCCGACTGTGCAGCAACAATAACTTGGAAGTAATCTCAAAAGCCTGGTAAGTCACGTATCTTGGTTATTAGCACTTAATAATAATTAGTCATCTTTAAATATAACTCTTTATTTCCACAGAAGTTCATCCCTCATTCAAATAATTAACTAAATGCAAGAACTTAATCCAGGAGGCTAGAATAATGAATCCATAATCTTGGAATTTCCTCCCTccacttccaattttttttttccattctagcTTAGGAAacaatctctttctctcaattTCAGAGTagttttatacatgtatataaaatcaCACTATCAAATTATAGAATGAGTTATAGGTTATAtagattttatgatatttttgacAATCTGACAGCACTGAATTTGGCAAAGAAATCTAAAAGCATCAGGATCTTCATTACTGTTGAACTGACATAATATATCCAGATTTGCTTTCCCTATACACTAATATTGCTACTCAGATGACACTGTTAAGGATGGTGACCAAGACGGGGCTAATTGTTTAAATCACATTCCACTCAACTTGAGCTCAGATAATAATGTATTTAGTTCCACAGTGGCACTGTAACTTCGCACAAGTTTTGAAACAAATTTTACCCCTTCATCTCTCCTATCGATAACAGCACAGACGTGGGGGAAGAGGCAGCAATGAAAAAAGAATTCGATGTCAGAAATCCAATTCATCTATCAAATGcaatcttttcagtttctttactgAATCCGCTATTTCTAAGGTAACCTTCCAAAACATATTTCAAAGGCAGGCTCATCTCAAGAGCAATGTTTATCACATGCATAATTCGGTTCTTTCCTGTTACATGTTGCTACCACTGATGCTTCTTTTAGAGGAACAGCGTTTCGAGGACTTAGCCATCCTATATGAAAGTGATGGCTTCATGAACAGTTTGACTCTTTAGATTAAGGTACTTAGGAATGAAACAAACACGTGTCACATTTaaagatgtttcttttctttttttttaatttgaaaatcttaTAGGGAACTAAGGGTCACTGgcagaaacaaaagggatccttTACCATGAAGAGATGGGCTTGGTTCTCGGTCATTCTAATTAAATATATATCCATCCTTCACTTCTACCACTGTGGAAGGACTCAGCCAGAAGATAAGTATGGAGTCTCACTATGGTAATTGTAGTCAGGACAGACCTTTTGCACAAGTTTATAATCAACACTGTAAAAGGCAATGTAAATGCAAATGACCTTGAAGGGTTTGGAGCACAACCAAGACACGTGGCTCTGAGTCTGCTCCTGGTAGCAGATCTTCGATGGGTCAAAGTTGCACAGGGCGGTCTTCTTCGCCCGATCTGTTTTTTCATACTCAATGCGACAGTTGAAAGATTTGGATTCCTTGGTCTCCAAGGTAGACTGCGGGGACACTTCAAATTCCACCACTTTGGAGGGGGGTACCAAACTCACTGAAACATTGCCCAGGCCTGTTGAATTGTGTCGGAAATAAACACTGAAGGTTCCATTTCCATGGTCAACAATTTTCCCCGTGATGAGGAGGttgagttttacagttttgatgTTAGAATGGAAGTCACCCCAtccaaacattttcttaaattttccagtttttactaTTGGCCTCCGTTTAGTTCTTGCCAATGGCTCCTGAACCTCCGTGATGTTGGCCAGCCAATCCCAAAAGTTTTCCATGCTGTCCGCATATGCCAAGTGTCCGGGCTTTGGGACTGGAGACTGCTTAACAAACAGGCGCAGAGGATTGATGATCCTTGAGTGCACCACGTTTCCGACCAAGGTCCCTGGAGCATCTTTGTCTTCCCAATCCAGCCCCTCTGTGGCATGCACCACTCTTTTACTGTCACAAAATAGctgtttgaaaagaagaaagagaaataaactttacaTAAGGCTTTCAGCATAGACGTACTAAAGCCAAAGCACAAGGGAAATTCTTGCAATATTATTTGGATTCTTGCTAATAGCATTTCACACACACAGCTGGGCTCAACAGTGTAAAAAGACAAGAAGTGAATTCAAGCAAAGTAAAACTGTgagtacaaaaattaaaatggtgaGATTAAGAGGAGAGTATTTCGTTTTAATGGGTTGATGTGGTTTTAGTTTCTGTTCCCTAATCTTTACAATTCTATCTTTCCAGATTGGGAAAAGTAGTATATTTTCGTCTCTCACTTGACAAAACCATTAAATTTGTGAGGTCTTTTCTTTCAGATAGAATTCAGCTCTAGAATGCTGAAGGTTTCTACTGAGGAGCTAGAAACCATCTGAATATAAGATATTGATGTTGCTTAAGTAAAATCTTAAGGATATTATTATATCTAAAGGCTTATATCATATAATTTCATAGCTTTTGATATAATTCCATCTGAAACTTGTAACCAAAAAGAAGCGTGGATAGAATTAGGAAGTTCTAAAAAAGTtttagttgaaaaaataaaatttcaaatttagttgcctttatagaaacagaaataaattggaaacattttgaattaattaacaGGCTGTACaggatttaataaattttattataagtgAATTATATCCTGAAAGATAGAATTTCTAAGAAAGAGTTATGTGAATGTGTTTTCTGAATTTCACAGTATTTTGGTTCAAATCATACCCACTGAAACATAGCATTTTATTTGTATtcgatttttctttttcttctttttgtggtGTAAGAGTCCCCATGATTTCTAAAAATCATTCAGTTAAGTGAATATGGATTTTGAGGGGCAGCATCATTATATATGAAACTGTTGCCTCGAGTGAATATTTATGGATAAGTTATAAAGTCTGGAAAACAGAGGTTTCTAGTGGAAACACacatagcctcttatctctaaCGGCACAAACCATTCCTGTAATGATTCTCTAGAAAACTGTCAGCGTGATGAAAAGGATGGCAAAGAAGTGAGGCTGTTGTTTATGGATTGTTTCTCCAATCCTTTCAAACTTAGCAGAGCACCTGCTAAAACTAGTCTCAGATTACTACAAAAATTATTGCTTTCAATccaattttgaaaggaaaaaagacatagCCTGGATTATAAATATTGCACTCGACTATATGGTAGAGGTTAATAACATGAGGTTATCTTGTATATATTCATAAAAGTTTAGAAGTTAAAGCTTCAGTAGAGCTCTCTGAAAAGTGTTTTCACCTGGACCTCATCCTCAAGATCACCTGAGAGTAGGAATCCAGGGACTTCAACGTATGCgtgggtttttcttcttttactgctTGGGAAGggggtacatatatatatatattggccTCTGATTAATTTCCTGAAGATTTCTCTTCCTCgtttccagtattttttaaaaattcttttctcttcactGAAATTACTGAGGTTTGGCAGAAGGGCAAATTGATATGAGGCACATGCTTACTATTTTGAGAAAGTAAATCTGTACTATCCTTCTCTCAGCAGCTTACGCATTCCGAGTTGATACTTCTTTTTCACTCCTGGTGTTGAAAGGCTGGCATAGCCACCAGGAAAAGAGAGATCATTACTCAGGATTTCTAGCTCAAaatattctgggtgtttctgatACTGTAACTAGTGCTTTCTATTTTGATCACTCTTAATTATGATGTGCAAGAACCTCATTCAGATCAATGGTAATAGCCCACAGAGTTCAGTACCAACTTCAGTAATGACATGAGATGCAGCCTGGTCCAAGGGATGTGTCCTGgccctgtctctctttctctctctctctctctttctctctctctctgtctctgtctctctgtctctctctctctctcgggcCAAGGACACATGGACAGATAAGAAGCCCCTTGCTGACCGAAGTCCAATTTCTCTTCCCTGTAATTATGACTCTTTTTGCCCAGAGTCTATTATCTATTTTTCACCTGTTTCCCGTATTTCATGAGATGCTCCTTGCTTGGTCCCTGCTGACAGACAGACCTCCCACTTGCTGAGAGTCTCTGGTATGTAAGAGCTCATTTACTTGCTGCTCTCTCGCCCCCTATTTCATACAACTTCCTCACTTCTTCCCTCActcttgccttccttcctctctttcacaGGGTAAATTCCTTctgacattttctccttttagctgctgctgctgcttttttttacATCTCAATTCTTAACGTATACACATCACGCTGCCTATTAATACTGCATTAGCAGAACTAAGatccattttccaataaaaaatatttttcacccaCAAGTATAAAAACACTCTTTGCTACCGGCAGcaacatgcttttctttttcttaaaatgtttgttttacattacacatttttctgaattttttcctgCCTGGATCATTTCTCTTGATTTATTGCTTTGCCCAATTTTCTCCTTACTTTTTCGCTATTGAAAACCTATAAACATTGAACCCATCATTCAACAACAAGTAAGTTTTGCAATCATGCAGTCTGAAGGTAACTGGTATTGGTGCATTTTAGAATACATGATAGGCCTCTCTATGAGATGGACATTATGACATCCCTCTCTTATCTCAAGGGCTACTGTCATGATGGTTCTGAGGTTACTCAAtgataatgttaataataattataattattatttttttttgaggaagcttagtcctgagataacatctgctgccaatcctcctctttttgctgagagagactggccctgagctaacatctgtgcccatcttcctctactttacatgtgggacacctaccacagcatggcttgacaagtggtgccatgtccgcacccgggatctgaaccagtgaactccaggccaccaaagtggaaagtgtgaacttaaccactgtgccaccgggctggccccaataattaTAATTACAAATGGCTATTTactgagactttttaaaaaatctgaagattttctttctaataataTATGTTTTAACAGAATATTACCCAAACATATGTGACTCACCCTAAGAAATATGAGAGGAGAAAAAATCTTAGTGATTATTTGCTTTTAGAAAGGCTCTGTAATGCTTCAGAAAAGATTCCCTATACgagaattcaaaacagaattTGATTTCTAAAACATAGATTCTAACACAATACTCTTTGGGGTCAAATCTGCGCAAGGAACCCTTGATTTTAAGGTTGGtctacagaaaaaataataaaatttaactaaGAGCACAGATCTATAATTGTTCTCTCTGCCAATGAAAACACTGGCAGTTCTTTAGATCAAAAGATagatgtgtatacatatatttaaatttttttttctttgccctaGACCATCACATTTTTAACTTGCTTTGGCAACAACATTAGCCAAGCTGAGAAAAGCTGTGTATAACttcatctgtttgtttattactttaaaatacatgGACAGTTCTCACAAGGGCTGACTTCCCACTCTAAACCCAAATCTCAACAAGCTATCAGGTAATGATGTATTGGTAGAAGAGTATAATTAAAAGGGTAAATGTCTTTCTAGTTGTCTTAAAGAACTGACAATTGTACCTCCTCTCTCTTTGGTGTAACTTGTCCAGCCCTCCCCCTGGCTCACTATTTAAAAATGCGTCACTGCTGAGAGGACACTCTCTCCTACACTGGGTCCATGTGGATGGTGGTATGAGCTAACTCCTCCAGGCTCAGGCTTAACCTCAGGAGTCCTAATCGGAGATGACTAGGTTTGGGATGAGCCACAACCCTGCCCCCTACTCATCCATATACTCCCAATATGGAAGCAGCATGGCGAACAAAGCACAGGATTTGGTGCCTGATGATCTCATCACCCTCACTTAAGTGTCTGACCTGAGCCCCTGTTTTCTCACTTCTATCTCCTTTGCTGGTTGATTATAAGGACTAAATAAAAGACTGGATGGAAATTACTGAGCCCAACCTGTGGCAAAAGGCATTCAATGACTGATGGTTCTTGCATGGTCCAATGGATAGTCCCATGTTTCCTATTCAAGAATGGTCTTCAAAGGGTTATATGAACTGTCAGGCCTCCAGGAAACCAATTAATGCTTAATCAAGCAACTTGTTCAGCGCCATACGATAAATTAACAACTGAGTAGAAATCAACCTTCTCAACCCCAGAGCATCAATCAAATGCTGCCTCGTGTTTTCAGTCATCTGGCATCTGAGTCATAGTCAGATCAAAGGCACAGGTGAGCTCTCTTTGCCAACAAAATATGTTTGCTGATCCTTGATTTCAACCAAGCAAATGAGTCAGCAAAGGGAGCTGTAAGTACATAGTGTCTGGCAGGTGCCCTCACTCCTGAACGATTCCCTGATACACATGCAGGGAGAGGACTGTAGGTGGCTGGGAACCTGCTGGCAAACCACTCTGTCCAGGGCAGGGTTGTTAGATGTTATCTACAAAACACAGGGCTGCATCCTTCCGGTTGCTTTTGTACTTGCTGGGGCTCCCGGTGCTAATGTCGATATCACTGCTGTCTTTTGTCCCATCATATTACAATAATAATGCAAAAACATTTAACCGCTAGCACAAAATGGAGTTTAAAAAAGGGTGAAAAAGAGGAATTGCTGTGCTTTATCTGTTTGAACATTCCTTGATTTCAACACATTTATCAAAGCTTAAGTAATTTATGTCTTGGCAGGGTGTATCCATTTCACAAAGCACACACATTAGCTAGATACAATGATATCATATTAGCTTTTTTTGCATCTTACAGAGAAGctgaaaaagattaataaaagcTCAAACCTTCATCAATTAAATGAAgcaggtggaaggaagggagtCGAGGAAGAAGACTATTTCATtccagttcttttgtttttagggagaaaaagctgaCAGGTTCAAATCATTCATCGTAACAAGCTGGAGTCGAATCTCACTGATAattaaatgcctttttttcccaAGAGGCAGAGAAGCTGTGATGAATTTTATAGTAGCAGATGTGAGAATAGTCACGAATTatggaaataatttataaactaaaaagCATCTTCTCTGCAAATACTATATCAGGAGATCATTTTTTCAGCTGTATCTGTATATAATTTTAGTTTACAGAGAAGTTGTGTAGTACAAAGAGTGCCCATATACCCTGTCCCTAGTTTCCTATAATGCCAACCTCTTGCATCATAGTACACTTGTCgcaactaatgaaccaatattgatacattattattaattacagtCCATACTTTactcagatttcctcagtttttccttaCTGTTCCTTATCTGCTCCAGGATCCCACCTAGGATCCCACATTACATTTGGTCTTGATGAATCCCTAGGCTTGTCTTGGCTgcaacagtttctcagtctttccttgtttctgatgacCTTGAACGTTTTGAGGAGTACTTGTTaggcattttgtagaatgcccttcaatttgagtttgtctgatatttttctcacgCTTAGACTGGCGCGATGGGTTTTTGGGGAAGAAGAACACAGGGTAAGGTGCCATTTTCAACACTTCATCTCAAGGGTGCATGCTAGCAACATGACATGACTGTTGAtgttaatttaaatttctgactTAGGtagaaaagatcctttttttaaagttttgctttcaGAATTCTCACAAGGCTTATACACTTTTGTTATCACAAGCttagtttaatttacatttaattttgtgGCACTTGGTTTaggattgatttttttgaaaaagtcagGAACTCTCAAGCATTTCAATTTATAATTCTTTACCGCATCACTGAGTCATCTAAAATAACCTGAGTTGTTTAAGAAACcatacattatttataaattattctgGCAATATTACACGCTATAAAGGTGTCTGTCATTATTaccattattgccattttatttttatttaatattcatttcttaaaaattggcCCCATTTTGATAATTGGTAGCTCAATAAAGAAGAGCTTATTCTATAAATATCTTACATAGGGTTGGAATGACTTGCTGACtgtattagattcaaatgtccctTTTCTCAGTTTTGGAGGCAGTCCATTGGCCTTGATTCTACACATTCAGTGAGTCAGGATCAACCTTTAGATGGAGCTTTCTTTGAAGGTCAACCTGATTACCAAAGGGAAGGGAGCCAATGAGAGAAACCCTCATAAATGAGGGTTCTATATTCGTAGTCCTCTGGATGCTGCAGCACCATGAATGTTACTTGGTGTTCCTTGGGATCCAAGACAGTCAGATCTTGGCCGTAACTACGGGATAACCCTTTTCTATACATCCATTACTGTGATAGCTTCGCTTCTTCCCTGTAGCTTCATGTGGGGCTGTGTTGTAAACTgcagagtggggtggggagatttCTCTACACTCAGCGAATACTAGAAAGGAAGTGAAGGGCATTTAAAGCTTTGAGCTTCTGGGGTTCAAATTCCGTTCAATATATATCACACCATTGCCAGTCCAGGTAGCTCTATCCTCTAGCAATCCCACCAGGTGGTCTTTTTCTTACTGGAAGAGATACCAGCAGAAGAGATGTCACTCCCAGCCTTGCTGCCTCGGGCCGATGTTTCACAATTCTCATTGACACGGGTATTTAGCACATATTGACTCTTCACTTACATGGCAccaggggagcaggagaggctTGAATTTCCTAAGTAACTGAAGCTTAGCACTTAGCTCTCCCGATTTAGTGAGAAGAGATTAGATGACATTAACACACCTTTTTTAAGAAAGTGGAAAGTCTAAGACAGTTTAGAAACACTtccacagaaaaattattttatttttgcaggaaTAAGTTTTTTGCTTCACTAACATTTGCCCATACCTGAAATTACATGAAAGCTACTGTACTCTTCCACTATACTTGCAAATTATGGACTCGGAGGAGAAGCGGAGTGTCCCAATCAAGTCTGTGTACGGTAGAAAACAATCTGTTGGCACATCCTTCCGGTGGCTGAATTTATCCAATCAGAAGAATTGtgccaagagggaaggaatgaatgaaagaagcagcagcaatgaACTCAGTCAGAACAGGTAAAACCAAAGTGGGAAGGAGTGAGAGGTGGAAACAGCAGTGCTTTGATTTACTGGAAGGAGTTGGGGTCAGGAACAGTGGAATGGAAATGTGGCACTGTCACTTACAGTCCTATCTCCCTGTGCAAGCCATGTCCCTTCTCTCAGCCTGGTCTTCTCAACAGTAAAATGGTGAAAAGAGAAGATTGGAGTTGCACTTCAAAGAGACAAAGGAGACTGCAAGGTGGAAAGTGaaatagagtgtgtgtgtgggggggcgtCAATGGGCAGGAACACGTGTAAGGAGGTGAGTGCTGCAGTCCAGAGGAGAAGCGAGGAGACCCAGAACTGTGGTCACAAATaaatgtgttctttctttctcttttttttttttggtgaggaagatcggccctgagctaacatctgtgccaatcttcctctattttgtatgtgggatgctgccacagcatggcttgttgatcagtatgtaggtccacactcaggatccgaacctgcaaaccctgggccaccaaagcagagtgtgcgaacttaaccactatgccactgggccagccccaacatgcATTCGTTTTTAATCAGTGAtgaaacacatatttatcaaatgccttccAGGGGCAGCATGTGTGCCCTAGGCCCTGGGAGCACACTGCTGAACAGGGCAGATACAGTCCCTATCTTCATGAGATTTGCAGaagagcaaggaaaagaaagattaaataatcACACTTTAATAATATCTCACTTAATTACAGTTGTCATAAGGGCCTGGAGATATATTCATACTGATATATACATATCAGTACAATAGCAAGCAAGGAGCACTAGTTCTAAACAGGGGAAGCAACCGTGCAGGGAGTGAACAGGATTAAGTAATTAATACCTTTATTCTGATGAGCAAAATGAAATCCAAGATTCACTAGCTGATAGTTGataatgaatgaattagtgaCAAGAAAACTAAATACCGACCTTggtatttatattccttttttcttattccaaATTGTATATCGATTTGTTTATAATTACAGAGAGTGTGATAACATTATAACAcaatagttatatttttttagaaatagagcctaatttttttcttttcttttctctttttattttttcccagctttcttgaggtataacagacaaacaaaattgtaatatttttaagtgtgcattgtaatgatttgatatatgtttaCATAGTGAAAGGATTTCCACCATCAAGGTAATTAACaggtccatcacctcacatagttacccttTTTTTCGTGAGGGCCCTTatgatctattctcttagcaaatttcaattattcgATACAATATTATCAATtatagccaccatgctgtacagcagatcctcagaacttattcatcttaatCTGAAAGTACACGTCCATAAAGAGGCTCCAGTGTTGGGTCACGTTGAAGTCCTGACTTGGAGGTCCAGCGCCTGGAGGAGACAACCTTGGCAGGACTCATCTTTCATCCTCAAACCTCCTAAGACCTGTTGaagatttataatatatatttcttgggTTCTGGGACAGTTAGACCTTTGCCATAATTATGGTAGAACTCTTTTCTATAATTCTATATAACTAATACAATATATATCAATGCTACTTGATAATGAACTAAGTATGCTCTGGGTAAATAAGAATATTCTGAAATAATGTAGGTTTGCCTTTATGTTTATAGGTGTGTTAAAATATGTGaatacacgttctgcttcggtggcccggggtttgctggtttggatcccgggtatggtcATGGCACCACaagccaagccatgctgtggcaggcgtcccacatataaagtagaggaagatgggctcggatgctagctcagggccagtctgcctcagcaaaaagaggaagattggcggtggatgttagctcagggctaatcttcctcaaaaaaaaaaaaaaataaaaaagtaaagaattttaaaaataatatgcgAATAGATAAAAAATCTGACCAATGTCTATGATTTTCACAAGAACTTATGAATGTTctaaatgaaagataaaacaaaacaacctaaAATTTTTTCTGTGATCATGATATTGAAGAGGCATCTATGCTTCAAGaggatgttttcagttttctgtgtTTACACCGAATGTAGAATGTTTACAGCCTATACTGGTTTACCATGAAACACTTGCCGTAATAGATATAATACACAATGCATAGATTGAATAGATCACCTACTATTAACAAGGAAGGCCATActcttatctattttatattacACCAAAAATATATAGACCTctatcctgaaagaaaaaaattatgac
This portion of the Equus quagga isolate Etosha38 unplaced genomic scaffold, UCLA_HA_Equagga_1.0 251_RagTag, whole genome shotgun sequence genome encodes:
- the LOC124233815 gene encoding neurexophilin-2, yielding MRLRPLPLVVVPGLLQLLFCDSKRVVHATEGLDWEDKDAPGTLVGNVVHSRIINPLRLFVKQSPVPKPGHLAYADSMENFWDWLANITEVQEPLARTKRRPIVKTGKFKKMFGWGDFHSNIKTVKLNLLITGKIVDHGNGTFSVYFRHNSTGLGNVSVSLVPPSKVVEFEVSPQSTLETKESKSFNCRIEYEKTDRAKKTALCNFDPSKICYQEQTQSHVSWLCSKPFKVICIYIAFYSVDYKLVQKVCPDYNYHSETPYLSSG